In Trichomycterus rosablanca isolate fTriRos1 chromosome 25, fTriRos1.hap1, whole genome shotgun sequence, the sequence ttatttataactaaTATTTATTGTAACTACGTAATTTCACTGTGATTTAATCTGACATAGGACAAAACCATTTTACTTACCTTGCGAGTTGCAAACAGTTTCTCTTCAGCTCAGCAGGCCTGCGTCGTCTCTTTTAATAATTTGACTCTCGTACTGTTAGTCCAAAACAACCTTGACCACACCTACACTACACAATGAATTCTCTATTACAGGTCTAATCTAAATAGTTCTGTTCAGCTTCCttgtgtgtataaataataaacattttaaaggtCTTGTTCAAGCAGGTGGATGCTTATAGTTTTTGTCATcctaaaaaaattacaaatttcAAAATACTTTATATTCAATATTCTTGTATCAATACTCCTCAACAATACTCAGTTACCATCATTATAAAACTAAAACTGGAAGTTATACCACAACATTCAGCAGAAAAGCCGTGAAAAGCAGAAAAGGTGAGAACAGTATAGTCTGATCTTTAAACCTCTAATCAACCCAAATGTAACCAATTAAAAATCATATATCATGTGTGCACCAGGCATTATGCATTTCTAAAGCAATCTTGGGTTGGATAAATACACTGCATAAAGCATTTGTGAATTTGTGAATTCATAGATCTTCAGAGCCGTGTTGTCGCTGGTTTAAGGTCTTTTGTTGAAGTAGAAGACTTCAGTTAATTGATTGTTGCTCTACACTTTTACCTTAATATTGAAATGTGCagaattattatgtttattttatcatgTATAGATAGGTCCAGTAAACTCCAGCATTTAATGGACATGATGAATCTGGAGAAAGATTCTACACTGTTATTTTATTCCATGAGAAAATTCTAATTCTGTGTGTATTGTATTCTTTGGGAACTTGGTcgaataattacaaaatacagacAAAACACAGACATTTTGGgcaaattaattacatttattgattgtagtttattaaaaatagatcagatacatttaattattatcattttttttctaattactTAAACGACACAATTatgcacatttaaaaaacatttgtaaaaggCTCAATGATtgctataaaaatatatacattaatgCAGAATCGTGAATGTAAATATTCTTGCgcttttaatgatttctgcagcTTTTTTTTCTATGACTGAATGATTATAATTCATACACAGATAAACAAAGCTAGTTGGCCACACCTATTAATGAGTGGTCGATTGCCAAACTCAGGAAAAAAACTCCAGACTGTCACCTTATGCTTGGAGAACATTTGTCCTGATGAGAGGATTAAATTCAAGGATTAAAAgaaaggaaagggccttccctaaagtgttgctgcaaagttagaaaCGTAAAACtccctttatataactgatttattacgcCTGCTAGCAACTGGAACACAATGAAACAATTTGGTCCACACAGTGTAGTTATGCTGAAGGTTTTCCCACAGGGCTGCTAGACACAGGAATGTCCGTGCTGTCCTGCAACACCCCGCACCTCCCGGGCGAGAGTCTGAGGACTTTGAACAGGGAGTCCcgaaatgacctgcagagaaaGAAGTAAATGAGAGGGTCTAGCAGGGAGTTCAGAGAGGACAGCCACAGCGTGCTCTCCTTCAACTGAAAGAAAATGAGTTTCTGCTGGCAGTCGAATACGCTCTCCCTCGTCTGGCTCAGGGTGTAGGGCACCCGGACGAAGTGGAAAGGCACAAAGCATATGAAGAACACAGCTAGGACGATGAACACATTCGCTCGCACCTTCTTCTTTCCCTTCCGCCTTTGAGCGTGGGTGAGTGCTAAGGAACTGTACAGCTCTTTGGTGATAAGAGTGTAAGAAACCACGATGGCAACCAGATTGCTCCAGAAGATCACCTGGCAGATGTGATTGACCACTTCGTGCCACTTCAATCCCAGCTTGGTTTTCAGGTCGCTGCAGCTAAATTTGTCAGATTCAGGCCACTTACTGGTCATGATCATGTTGGGAAGTGACAGCGTCAGTTGGGACACCCAGATTAACGCTGAAAGGAGATTTCTGTGTATCAGTTTCTTATGGTTGGTACCCACAAAGGGCCAGAGAGTCTTCTTGCAGCGGTCAATGCTGATCAGGCCAAAGAAAATAATGCTAATGTACATGGTGAGGTAGAAGAGCACTGAGGAAACACGGCAGACAAACACACGTAAAGCGACAGAGCCCAGGTTTGAGTCTGACAGAATCTTGAAGGGGAACGTGAGGGTCATGATGACGTCTGCTACCACAATGTTCTTCAGATAGATAATGAAGTGTGAGTTGCTGGGGATGCGGAAAAACACCCAGACTGCTAGAAAGTTGAGTGAAATTCCTAGCAggaacagaatagaatatagCACGGGGAACACGACGGTCTTCAGGGCATTATCACGAGAACAAGCACTACTGAGGTTGCTGAAGTTCACCTGGCTCACTGAGGGAACTTCCATGAGGTCCATTAGTTGCAGGGCTTctgtagataaataaaaaaggttaTTAGACAGACAACTATGATGTGCAGTGTGTacgagatccagggttcaaatcctgtCACTTTATTGTACATACATTTTAGTGGCTTTCAGTGAGCACATATTTTCCCCTGTGATTAAAGATTTTGACTATTTTTCTTAAATGTAACGTGTTTTAATCTGCATTCAGCGACTGTAGGATTTGATAAGAAATGTTTCATGTACAAAATGACCAAAACATAACATTTGTTTGTGGTCGTATGAACACTGGACACttttaaggaaaaatgcaaatcgAGGCTCAAAGGGCAACTGTATTCTAATTCGCGGTATGCAAATCATGTCATGACAGGATTGTTTTAGCTGCCTGgtactttttttaataaaaaaatattcatattttactTTCATTGAATGTAATGACATCACAGCTGCTGTCAAACCCTCCATTTGAGGTCAGAtgaagttttttattattactaacaCTGATGTCATTTTGGTCATTTTGGGACATTTAAATTcaataaatctttatttttaaaagcataGGTTCATAGTGTATTCTGATCGAcagatattctaattttataacatttgagctttaaaagtttaaatacatgtTCAGTACAAGTTCTGTCATAAGATTTTTGGGGTTCCTAAAAATTTTACAGTATCTGTAGgttaataaatacacacatggcAACCTAGATTATTGCATTTGTGGTGTAATAATTACAGAATGTGATTCATAAAAAAGGTTTGTTTTGTGTGTTCAAATAATTGTTGTATTAGTAGTCGAAAGTAGTCATTAGGAGgggtgtgcacatacttttggccataaactTCATTCACAAATGTGAGTTATTTTAAAGGTTTATTGTGGGATTTCAAAATATATGACaatatttgcttggtgaaaagAATACAGTAACTGAAATTAATAATTTGGTGTTGTAaaaagttctataatgtcattaaattgtacattttaattttttttattcgcTTTCACTACAGCTTATTTTTCACTATAGTTCTTTTgcatataaaatacactgaGACTTTACACAAAGCATTAAACATTATGATGGACTTAAAACTGGTGGAAGATTTAATTCTCACCGTCTTTAAATAACCTCATATGATCTCTAAtgaatagttaaaaaaaaagtaaaagtaaaagtgcaTTATAAAATCCCCTGTTCTAATTTCTGATGTGCTAATCCACAAGATAAAAAccttatattacatttatcacATTACATTGTTTGCATAACCtcaaaatataaatgtagttGTGTCTAGATTTGCACCCACTCTCCTTACGGTCTTTATTGACAGTGAAAGTAAGTTAACGTACTGCTAACAACATTTTAATGCAAACTTATTTATATTTGCTGAGTTTAACATTGTAAAGTATGTGTTTCCTGTAGACCTGTTCACTAGAATATCATCAAAACGTAAGATTtaaccaggggtgtccaaacttttgtgtaacatttaattctgtttactCACCTAACACATTTAACAAAATCTCTGCATCTCAGATTTTAGAAAAAATCATATTAAATAGGAACCAGCACTTACCTGTTAGCTACACCCTGGCATGAATGATGATGCAGTGATAAGACTTATGATGCCCTGCTGTAGGTTTGGTCCTAAAGTAGGTTTAAAATAACTTGATCAGAAGGTTTGGGGACTCGCTGCTTTGCTTTGGTAAAACAAGAGTTCCGGAAACACAAGAAACAAaactttctgttctgttttttacCCCCGACATGCTGTGCACACAAGTCTGGTgatccagaataaagtggcACAACATGCTTTTATTAGCTCAAATTGCATAATCAAGATACCATCTGCTTCCCAGTCTGTCTGTGTGGactttcatttttacatttcaatTTTCATGTTTATAAGACCTAAACAACTTTTTACAACTTACTatcattctgttttttttctgccgTGCCACAGTGTCGTTCCTGCTGGACTGCTGGATGTGATGGGAACCCACAGTGACTAAAACTCACCATTAAACTCTATTCGATAGAAGACTGAATTCAAACATGATGGACATTAATTACCTTTATTATGCTttgttgcattttattttaacctctggttatttaaaataatatccaTTCATACAGATATCTTGTAGGCCACCCAAGAAAGGTTTAATCTGGTTTGTCTTAAGATTTCTTCCATATaatatttagtttgtttttccATGCCAGTGTTGCCTTTGGTTTACTAATGAGAGAGTATTGGACCTAAATTCCAGAcctgaagttgctttgagacagttttactgtaaaacatactttttttgATTTGAGTAATTTAAGCATGTTTTAATATTAACACACAGattaacattaaaacatcaGTTCTCATGATAATCCATTTGTGCTGTATTGTATTCAGCTTGTTCATTCGTGTTCTGGTAGTTTACTTACCTTGACTCTTGGGATGAAAATGTACCTCAGTCTCATTCTGTTGGTTGTGAACCAAAATTAATAGATGCACTAACAGCAAACTGTCAAAGtcaaatgattttaaaaaatcacaacATGCTTTTGTTTGATCGTATTGTGCTGCTACGGCATCACAATGTAATAATATTTTCCAAACCTGGTGCCTAAAATGGCTTTTGTTATGTCATTAGGAAAATAATAGAACTAAATCAGCCATTCAATCCCAAAGAACATTAACTTGTAGACGTGCTTATTCCAGGTGTGGATGTGGCTTTATGTTTCCAATTCATTACTAACGGTTTTATTAATCACTTCATCCGGTTGAACAGGGGCACAGCAATCAATCTGCTGGAGCAGGAAAGGgctgttttacatttattttatgtcaCTGATTTAATACATCTGTAGACAATAAAACACAGTCCACACATTCCCACATCTTTCAGGAAGCTTTCAAAGAACAGTAAAAGCATGTATAGTTGCAAAAGCAGGCCAGATCTATATTAATGCCAATGCGGTgatcaacaagctcatgatcaggtgtctacataattTGCATCCACATTTTGACCACTAAGAAAGTTTAAAACTTAGTCTTTGCCTTTTCTATCTGCCTTTGATGACACAAGTGATATAACTCATACAACACAGTGGTGCAGTAGTTAGTGTGAGTGACTCACAGCTCCACCActctggggacctgggttcagtCTCCGGTGACGGCCTGTGAGAAGTATAGTGTGGTTTTTGTGTGGgtgtcctgtgtctgtgtgcatgtttttttctttataaagcTAATAGATGGATTTGCACCTTTAGTTGTGAGTCAAAAATGGCAATAACAGGCAAAGAACCAAACACATACATGGTTGTAAGGACAGGAAACAATCTATTACTACATACCCCAATCCCTGTGGGCAGGGTGTAAAGAGGTCCAGAAATTCCCCTACATGAGACAGTGACAATTATAGTAGATTTATATTCAACTTTTGTATTGATAAGTCTTTCTCATAGCAGCGGTTAACCTGCAGCTGGTTTAGTCGTTCCAGCGACCACAAACCCAGCTTGatgtgtaaatgtaataaagcattttttttcaTAGCTGCATTCAGATGTCACAGAGCCACTGAAATGAATAAGCAAAGTTCACATGAAGTCAATTATTTCACTTTTATATGGAACATTACCACTGATGTTGTGGTATGTTTATGATTCAGCATGAGTCGCATTCATAGTGTTCGAATCCTCACAGAACATTTCCATGAAGCCCACAGCTTCTCCCAAGCACTGTAAATCATCCGCTGGTTCTGCCTCCTCATGCAAAAGGGATGATGGTACGTCACCCGGTTGTACTGCTCTTATACACCACATGAAAAAAACTATTGGGGCGCCACTTCTAagttttaaattcatgtgtaataaatcagttatatttaAGAAAGTATGTGCTTCCAACTGCAGcaaaagtttggggaaggtcctttcctgttccagcatgactgtgcccccatGCACacagcaagctctataaagacatgaaaacagctaaatttaaagaaactccagtggtctggaaggcacagagccctgacctcagctccaataaacagctttggaatgaactggagcatcaactgaggcttcagTGCCCAGATATACAAATGCTttgtcacaaattcccacagtcctgtgagaaggcttctcagaaGATTGGctgtcactctattttaatagcatttgtttttgaaatggaatgtccaacaagctcatggttaggtgttcaaatacttatGGCAATATAATGATTTTTCAGTTAGATTTTATATTTCCATGTATTTTCTGTTGTAATAACTGTGTTTTAATACTATAAAAGAGTATAAAACGATTAGCATAATAATGATTAGCATAACAGCGATTAGCATAACGATGATTAGCATAATCGTGATTAGCATAGCTGTAacttacaaaacaaaaacaaacaacaagctaaaaaaaaaatctagaatTACCAAGTTAAAAGTGTATAATTAAAGGGAGAGACTCTAATTGTTAACTAAAACAAACTTGCAAGTTTTAATCTGATAAACagctaaaaaaaacacaatataacATCAAGTTGCTGCTAGAAGCACATCTTATTCAGCAACTTGACTCATCTTTCTTGTTTTTAAAGGGAAGAAcattaaaatctacatttaacTTGGGTCTGAATATTAAATAGGTCAGGTCAGAATCTGTATAAGAATTCTTTTCTCCTCCTTTACTTTGAACGCCTATTTTACAAGCTACATTATGATAACCATAAAACATCTGTTTTTGCAAGCCAGACACTTCAACACAGCCAGCGCTGACAAAACTGACAGACGAGACATGAAACCGTGACAAATCTGAGAGATTCTGAACTGTTTCGACTGTTCCTACTATTGTTCTGGACCAAACTGATACCAAACCTGCAGACATACAGGGGCTGAACACTAAAGCCTTGTTCTGATCAAAGCTGGGAGTgtattgaagaaaaaaaaaaggaattcaACCGGTTCTGGTTTTCTATTTAAAATGCTCCCACCTCATGGGTCTTTTAATGTCTGCACCCCCTTCGTTGACCCCCGGCCCCTTGATGTGTGACCTGATGGCAGTTGACCGCAAAAAGCTACCGTCGACCTGCCTCTGCCAAAACAAACACTTCTCTAATGGGTGGTGATGAAGCTGCGATAGAAAGGAGAGTGAGATGTTTTTCTTGGTGCTGCTGCACAGTCCTGGCTCGAAAAAGTCTGTCTTTATACAGTAAAACCTCTGGCAGGGCTGCTGTTGTACCTCCCAGCCATAGCAACACAGCTGGATCGAAACATCAGAATAATGACCCATGAGTTTCTACTGGCCCACGTTTCTAAAGTGAAGTCAACAGAGATTAGATGCAGCACTTAGATCCATTTGTTTTGGGCTCCAATACCTTTTTTAATTGAATACTAGTGAAAagaagcaaaaaatgttttatattcatCTACCAGTGTGAGGAAATCAGTGAAAATAGTGGGATTAGGACAAATGATTGTGAAGAAATCAAGATCACATTGGGTACGAATACATTTTTGGCAACTCTTGTTATCCCGTATGCTGTCACTAGTGATGAAGCCCCAAAAAGAACCCTTGAGAACTCATGGATAATGGAGTTACAGGTCCTGATGTAAAACAGGTTAAATATTGGCCTGTTTATTTCAGAGGAACAGACATTCCTTCTTTTTAACATTTCTCCCTTGACCAATGGAAAAAAGAGCATCATTTTCCTACAGCCAAACTTTACAAGCCTTTCCAGCCTGGTGGACAAACCGTCACTCCGGTGGCATTTTGTCTGGTCAGACATTTGTTGTACACATCCAAACACTCATGAGGTGTCCAAGGAAACTGCTGGATTGCCATAAACTAGGTAGACAGGTTAATAGCCCCAGAACGCTAATGCTCTCAGGCCGACTTGTGGAAGTGTTTGCATGGGTGCAGATTAGGTAATACACTTTAATAAACAAGTAACGAGTGTTGAATGAGTCACGCCAGCTTTGTTTTGTGTGGTGCTGCGGTCGTCTCCTTGATATTGAGCTGGGTCCTGTTGTGGAGTGATGTTTGTTGTGTGGAATGTTTTGGACTCGAGTGCTGACCCAGTTTTCCACAGATGGTGGCTTTTGATTTTGTGATCACATGAATCCATATAAAGAGATCTGTGCATCTGCAGTCCTTAGtgttaaaatcccaagactTCCATAGGATTTCACCTCAGCCACATGTCAATAAAGGTGCCAAGTACGTCTCAGACCACTGGCATGACGATCTGTGCAGTACAGACAATGTGTGCCCAGATTACTTTTGGAAATTCGACATTCCCTGTGCCTTTTGCTGCTGGCCTGTTAACCctgcatgtaaaaaaaaaaaagacagttgGCATCCTAATTATGCCCTCCCACTTAACTGGCATTATTCTTATGTCGGTATCATAATGCTAGCATGACGTGGCTTATTTCAGATGCCAGCCACAGTGATTTCTTAATAATGGGCTCTTCAATGCTGGCTCAAGTTTACACCCCAATTCCAAGAAAAAAGGGCTTGGAAATTAAAAGCAGCTTACAACGTGGGTGCAGTTATTTGCACCGAATGCTGCTGGAATTGTGAATTGCATATTTGTTCATCTGTTTACCCTGAGGATACCTGATGTGTCTGAATTCTATCAGAATCATTCCGTACCACTGAGCTGGCAAGACACAGCAAATGCCAGGAGTTTGTAAGAGATGGCACATGAGTTGAAGAAGGATTGTGGGATTTCTCCAAATGCAATTGCAAAAGGATCTtgaaaattaaaaacagcttaTAAGGCAATCATCATAAGCTACAGGGTTTGTAGCCCTTTATTCGTGGAGACTGATGAATGTGTGTTGCatctatatataaaataaaataatcaattgccaaaataacaaaaactagAAAAAGGGAACCAAGTAAAATCTGCAGCCTGATGCAAAGAAGGCAAAAGAACAGATAGACGAGCGTGTTAGTCAATTAGGGGCCATCACACTCCACACGCTCACCTAGAAGAGAAAACGGGCCGTTCTGCAATGTATAAAAGAGCTGGAAAGAGCTTCATGTGCTTGGGTGCTACTTTAAATTTCCCTTAAGTTTTCTAAATTTTCCATTAATTATCATTGTGGTAATGGAAACAATAGCATACTATATAGAGGCATACTACTtttttccctggaatcactaaATTAAGCACAGTACTAAAAGTGTACATGCATGGAAGAGTATGCGTGTTGGTACATTACCATCAAGTTTACATGCATTTGAATTTGTACATGAGAAAGGTGATTTTGCATATGAAACCATATATCAGTCCCTATTGTTGTTGTTACATGCTATGATATGATCTTATGCTATGCTATGTTGCTGAATGCTTGGTCACACAGAGCATAACGCTGTTATGTTCAAAGAGCTTCATTATTTGTTCTAATTTCCCAAAATGTCAAATTAAAATGACCTAAAGTGTGAGGTAAAGTCTACATCAGTCACTGCCCACCCACCCAGTGCTACAACAACACAGAACAGCCATGATTTCAGACCTTTAACTTCATAAACGCTGTACTCAGCTGCTGGATGTGGAACTGGAAAAGCTGGCATAAAGGCAGGAAGTGTTTCTGGCCCGAAGGCAAAGAGTGCAGTAGCACTTTTAGTGTAAGATGAACCTTTCAAAACAAGACTGGGTTATATTAAAGGGTCTGAGCTTTAGAACCTTTGGGGTTGGGATAATGAGGTGGACTTCAAAGTTTTGGCTAATCAACCGTGGGCCTCTGGGTGTCTGGAACTGGAGCTGTCTGGTTAAACTATCTTCTGAATCCTGTCTGTACTGAGTTCAGCTGTTTGTCACACCATTAAATGAAATAACAGATATTATTCCAGCTGTGtgacaacagtttaggaaataCCATTTCCTGTGTAAAAATCTaagtacataaatacatactttgATGGTCACTCCAGTAAACACCGTAGGGATGAATTGGAAAGAGGACTGTGAGTTGCTGTAGGACTTCTCATCTGACATTAGTGTCCAACCTTCCCAAAGCTAAAATTTTTGCAGGAAagtcttttacatttactttttggcattcagcagacgccttttattcaaagcaacttacaatatacagtctaaacaattcagtgttaagggccttgcttaagggcccaacagtgtcaacctggcagtggtggggtttgcaACACTCtgcttaccagtccagtaccttaaacgctaggctacaactgcctatcaTAAACCTTGTGGAGGCTGTAATAACCGCACAAAGGATGGAACGCCACATTATGTCAGGTCAGGTCCACATACTATTGGCCATATAGCATTGTTGCCTATTCTATTTGTGCTTCCATAACTATTGCATGGCTGTATGCTTGATTTAGAGAGTTTAATTGAAATGCTAGTTAAAAGAATGTCCTAATACTT encodes:
- the p2ry12 gene encoding P2Y purinoceptor 12, with translation MDLMEVPSVSQVNFSNLSSACSRDNALKTVVFPVLYSILFLLGISLNFLAVWVFFRIPSNSHFIIYLKNIVVADVIMTLTFPFKILSDSNLGSVALRVFVCRVSSVLFYLTMYISIIFFGLISIDRCKKTLWPFVGTNHKKLIHRNLLSALIWVSQLTLSLPNMIMTSKWPESDKFSCSDLKTKLGLKWHEVVNHICQVIFWSNLVAIVVSYTLITKELYSSLALTHAQRRKGKKKVRANVFIVLAVFFICFVPFHFVRVPYTLSQTRESVFDCQQKLIFFQLKESTLWLSSLNSLLDPLIYFFLCRSFRDSLFKVLRLSPGRCGVLQDSTDIPVSSSPVGKPSA